The window TCCAGTGTCAGATACCCCGAGCCCAGCATCATGTGCAGGCCGAAGGACTCGACCCCCAGCCGCTGTGCCCGCGCGCACACCTGAGCCAGCCGGTCGGCGGGGATACCGAACTTGGCCGACTCGGCGTCCCCGAGACGGGAGTCTAGGGTCCCCTGCCGGTCCTTGCCCGGATGGACCCGGAAACACAGGGTGCGGGGAACGTCGGGCAGGGCGGCGAGCTTGTCGAGCACGGCCTCGTCGTCCACGTTGACGAGTGCGCCGCTGCCGACGGCGGCTTCGAGCTCCGCGGAGCTGGTGTTGTTCGAGGTGAAGCAGATGTCGTGACCGCTCGCACCAGCCTGGCGGGCGAGGGTGAGTTCGGGCAGGGAGCTGCAGTCGAACCCGAAACCGCGATCGGCGAGAATCTTCAGAGCTGCCGGATTCGGAAGGGCCTTGACCGCGAAGTATTCGCGGTAGGGGGTGCCCGCGAAGGCCTGGTCGAACTCGTCGCAGGTGTCCTTGATGCCCTGCACGTCATACAGGTGGAACGGAGTACCGAAATGCTCCGCGGCCCGCGTCACCACCGAGCCGAGACGTCGCTCGAACGACGAGCTAATCGGCATGGAGGCTCCTTTCCTTGTCGTGGGCGACGGGCTCAGTGCCCGATGGTCGCGGTGATGACGGCACGCGCACGCTCGCCCGACAGGGGGCGTTCGTAGAGGAAGGTCTCGGTGGTGACCTCGGAGAACCCGGCGGCGAGGGCTTCGTCGCGGATATACCGGGCGGACAGCCAGTGGAACCCGTCGACGCCGGGGGCGCACTGGGCTGCACTGCCGTCCTGGGTGCTGTCGTTGGAAGCGATCAGGGTCCCCCTGCCGGTCGCGTTCCCACTCAGCCAGGTGCGGATCCGCGTCAGCGTGGGGGACAGGCCGTGCTCGGCGGTGTAGAGGTGGCCGAGGAGGCCGTCCATGTAGATGACCGGCCACTCCCCTTCGGGGGACCAGGTGGTCACGTCGCCCTGCAGCGCGTCGACGCCCTTCGCCTTGGCCATCGCGACTGCTTCGGGCATTGCATCGACGGCGAGCACGCGATAGCCGCCTTGAGCGATGTCGCTCTCCACAGCGGCGTTGCCGCTGCCCAGGCTCAACAGCCTTGACGTCCCGTGGTCTTTGAGCGCGCCGACGAGCTTGTTCTGCATCCATTCGCGATAGGCGGAGGAGTACGTGGAGGGTGTGACCGAGTCGCCGCGCGCTTCACCGCGCTCCCATATCTCGAAGAGATTCGGCTCTCCGTCGCTGCGCGGAAGGTAGAACCGCATCAGATCGTTGATGCTGGCATTTGTCGAAGTCATTTGATGTCACCCCTTCTGAGGGACAGAAGTCATGGAGTTCTTCCTGCTGAGTGGTCGTCGGCCGGCTACCAGCGAGGCGCGTTTCCGGAGGCGTGTGCCAGGGTCTGCAGGTGGCTGCGTTCCGGGCCGTCCTTCTGGAATACGCCGCCGAACACGGCGGAGGTCATCAGCGCGCCCGTCCGGATGCCACGCATGGTCATGCAGAGGTGTTCCCCCCTGCCGATCACCGCGACGTCCGGGGACCCGGTGATGTCCTCGATCTCCTTGGCGATATCAGCCACGAGCCGCTCCTGGACCTGCAACTTGTGGGCGTGCTTGTGGGCGATGCGGCCGAATTTGGACAGGCCGAGAAGGTTTTTGGCACTGCGGTAGGCGATATTCAAGGTGCAGTTGAAAGGTAGGAGGTGGTGTTCGCACAGCGACCAGACACGCATGTCCGACACGAACACCAGCTGGTCCTCGCTGACGCTGTCGAATAGTGTCTCGACCTTGCCGGCTTCGTAGTCGATGAACTCCCGCCACCACTGTGCGTAGCGACGGGGGGTGTCGACCAGTCCTTCGCGGTCCGGGTCCTCTCCAATGGCCACGAGTAGCTGCCTGGTAATCGTTTCCAGAGGATCAGGGTAGATCTCGGACCCGTTCGGAGCATCGGTCGAACGAAGGGGTTCAAGGGTGTTTGCCATCTCATACTCCTCGTCGGTCGCCCCAGGCGAGCACGTGCAGACGGGTGGAGAGGTTCCATCCGCGCTGAACCACCTCGCCCGCGATGTTGCCGAGATGTCGTGTGACATCCGGCTGGTTCTTTCCTTCAGGCATGATCCAGACAGGCGTCAGCCCCAAGCGTTCCTGCAGGGCGCCGACTTCGGTCAGGTCATCGTGCGACCTGCACACGAATTTGAACGCGACCCCGGGGGTCTTCTGCAGCATCTTCAAGGCATTCGGCTTGATGCGACGACTCTCGGGTTCCCCGGAGTGCGCGAGTTTCGGGGACACGTTGAAACGAACGCCGAGTCCGACGAGTTCATCCGTCGGCACGATGGTTCCGTTGGTCTCGATCTCCACCGATAGGCCGTGGTCACGCAGGGACCGCACGAGCGGGATGAGACGCTTCTGCTGCTGCAGAGGCTCGCCGCCGCTGATGACGATGAGGGCGACATCCATGGCGAGCAGGCTCTCCAGCACCTCGTCCGTCGTGCGCCGGGTCAGTTCCTTGCGCGGGTCGTAGGCCCGGCCCTCGTCGCTGACCCCCTTCCAGTCCCAGGTGTAGGGGGTGTCGCACCACCGGCACGACAGATTGCATCCCCCGAGACGGACGAAGGCACAGCGCTGGCCCGACGAGGGGCCCTCTCCCTGCACGGTGGGACCGAAAACCTCGTTCACGACGATGGTCGATGTCATGGCACTCCCGCTCCGTCAGTCGATCGAAGCGGGCTCAGGGCCTGTACTCCGCCCATGTCTTGGGGGTTTCCGATATGCGGACCGCTGAGATCTCCCGAAATCGCTCGGACCACACCGTGTAGATCCACATCGCCATGTTCTCGGCGGACGGGTTGCAGTCGGTGATAACGTCGTTCAGATGCCGGTGGTCAAGTTCTGCATCGATCCACTTCTTGAAGTCGGAGAGGTCGCCGTAGTCGCGCACGAATCCGGCGGTCGTCAGTTCGTTCACGGCGGCCGACAGCTCCAGTTGAACGATGTAGTTGTGGCCGTGCAGGCGCGCGCACTGGTGGTCCTGGTCCAGGTGATCCAGGCGGTGACTTGCTGAGAAGGCAAATTCCTTGGTGATGCGGAACACGAACATCAGTCCCTTGCGTAGACGGTGGGGTCTTGAACGTTGGCCTTCTCGAATGAGGTCCGGCGGTCGTAGCAGGTCGCGCAGACCCCGCATTGCTCATCACCCCCGCGGAAGCAGCTCCAGGTCTCCTGCCACGGGACGCCGAGTGCTTCGCCGAGGAGGATGACCTTGTGCTTGGGCATGCGGATGAACGGGGCGATGACGGCGAGGTTTTCGGGGGCGAAGCCCGCACACGCCACGCGTTCCATCGCATTGAAGGCGGCGAGGAATTCTGCCGAGCAGTCCGGTCCGGTGTCGGCATCGCCGGCCACGGTGCCGATAGCAACGTTGTCAGCCCTCTCCGCCGCTGCCTTCGCGAAGGCGACGGAAAGAAGGATGACATTCCTGTTCGGCACCACGTTGACCACGCCGGATACTTCGCCGCCGTGGTCCGGCACCCCGACTTCGCTGTCGGTCAGCGCGTTGCCGGGAAGCAGTGTCCCGATCGAACGCAGATCGGTCACCTCGTGTGGTGTGTTGAGTCGTCGGGCCGTTCGCCGGGCGAACTCGTGCTCCTTGCGATGGCGCTGACCGTAGTCGATGGACAGCAGGGACAACCGATGTCCCTCTGCATGAAGATGGTGGGCGAGAACGACCGAATCCATCCCACCGGAAACGACGGCGACTGTTCGATCCATGCTCGTTTCTTCTCCTTGGTTCGGGGGAGGGGAGAGAATGTCCGGCCGCTCGGTGCGGACACGAGCTCTTCTCTCGCAGATACTCTCGCCGCATTGGCTAATGACGGACTAACGGGATGCTGTTCGTGGCGTTCCGGGACCACTCCCGCTTGCGGCGGGCGGTCTTTCGGGTCGTGGTTAAGCGGCGGGAGGGCAATTTCGCCGCTGGCCGGTCCGGTGGGCGATACTGCAGCAGCAGCCTGTGTCGTGCCCCGACCGCCGGCCCGGGTCCTGGTTCGCTCCCGAGTCACGCTGCCGCGGACTCGCGGTATTCGACCGGAGCACGGCGGCGTGTGTCTGCCGCAGTTTTGCTCCGGGATCAAGCCCGAGTTCCTCCGCGAGACGCCTTCGTACGGCTTCGTACACCTCCAGGGCGTCGACCTGGCGACCCGCCGCGTGCAGACAGGCCATCAGCTGCGCTGCCAGGCCCTCACGCAACGGATGCAGGCCGAGTGCGTCCCGAAGGCCCGCCACGGCCTCCGACGGCCTCCCGATACGGCGCAGGCGTTCGGCCAGCAACTCCCAGGCGTCCAGACGCGCGTCCTCCCAGGGGGTGGTGAGGTCATGCCAGGCGCTCGTTCCCGCTAGGTCGGGCAGCGCTTGTCCGCGCCACAGCTCGAGGGCCTCACGCAGGAGGCCGATGGCCTTGGCGTCCTCGTCCTGCTCCGCGGCAGCCTGGAGCAGATGCGAGAATCGGTGCGCGTCAACCCTGTCGGCCTCGACGGCGAGTACGTATCCGGGCGGGCGTGTCTCGATGGACATGTCGGGGTTGAACAACTGCCGCAGCGCGGAGATGTGCCCGTGCACGATGGTGCGTGCATGCTTGGGAGGACCTCCCTCCCAGAGCACATCCACCAGCCGATCCAGTGGTACGACGCGATTCGCCTCCAGTGCCAGGAGGGAAAGGATCACGCGCCGCTTGCCGGTTGCGACCCGGAGGGGATCCCCACTGTCGGTGATCAGTTCTACGGGGCCTAACACACGGACGTGCATGGAGATGCCTTTCTTGAACCTCGTCTGGTACTGCGTGCACCGGACGATCGGTTGCCTGCATCGGGATTCGCGCACCCGTTGATGTCGGCAACCAGAGGTTTCGTCCACGCCTGACCCGGGTCCGACAGATCGATCCCTGCCCGGATCCGGGGCAGGACGACGTTCCCGAGCAGCCGGTGGTGGTGAGGTGCGGGTCATGGCTCGACACTCGCGGTGGGCGCCCGCGCTCGCGTCGGTAGCCTTCACCTATACGACTTCCTGCGGTGATCCATGGGCGAACACGGATGTGCTGATCGGCCGTCAGGACGAGATGCGCAGGCTCGACGCCCTGCTCCGAGCGGCAGGGGAGGGCCGGGGCGCTCCTCTGGTTCTGCGTGGTGAGCGCCGGGCATCGGCAAGAGCGCGCTGCTGCGTCACCTGGACGGAGCCGCGACCGGATGACCAAAGCGACGGGGTCGTGGACCCCGGGCGGGACCGCGCTGGTGGGGCGCAGCTGCCACTGCGCCGTGCACACCGGCCGAGAATACTGCTCGCCGACGTGTCTCCCGATGCACGGCCGCTACGGAGAACTGAGAGGAACCGGATAGTAGTTCCTCGGACCTGGCCTGCTCGGGCCGCTATCCGTTCGGCAGCGGTAGCCGACGGCCGGCAGCGGGCGCCGCGCCGGGGCCCAGGACGCCGGCGCCCCGGCGGTCACGCGCCCAGATCTGCCCAGAACTTCTCCAGGACGCCGGCCGCGGTGGCGGGGTCCTGGAGCATCCACCAGTGGCCCAGGCCTTCGAGGGGCTCCAAACGCGCGCCAAGAGTGGCGGCCACCACCTGTGAGGCAGGACCGTCGAACGGGTCGAGCGTCGGGTGGAGGACCAGGCCCGGAGTGCTGGTCGGTGACATCAGCTCCGTCCCCCAGCGTGCGAACGGATTGGGGGTCGCGGAGCGGTACAGCGCGAGGACGGACGAGGCCATGGTCGCGTCGAAGCTCTCGCCCATTGCCCGGGCGTCGTCCTCGGGAGCGCCTGCGGCTCGCAGTTGGCCGGAGGCGCTGAGGGGACTCGCGGGGTCGGTGTCCTCCAGAGTGGCGGTCGCCCACGCCTCCCCCGATACCGGTGTCTGCCAGAGCTGTGCGATGTCATGCCATACGTAGTCAGGGTGAAGGATGCCGGCGACATCCACGGACCAACTGCGCAGAGTGACACGGGACCTGGTGGCGATCCGTGCCACCAGGAGGCCTCCCCAGTCGTGTCCCACGAGGTCGATCGGGCCATCGAGCTCGTGCAGTTCCCCCTCCATCCACTCCACGTACTCGTCCATGGAAGAGCCGAATCCGTCGGGGAGGGGCGCACTGAATCCGGGAAGCCGCAGGGCGACCGAGGCGGTGCCCAGGCGGGCCCGCAGCCGGTCCCACAGATCACCGGTCTCGGGTACGCCGTGAACGAAGACTGCCGTCATGAAAATTCCTTCTTCTTCGGGAGGCAACGGATGGCCGTGCAGGAGCGGCCCATTCGTGACAACGGCGGTATCGCGGAACAGGTTCACCAGGCCTCACACGGTGGACGACACCCCGGCACAGGCCGGTTCACGGGTTCGCACCGGCGCCCCGCCGCCGTCACGCACACCGGCACGGATACCCCCGTGCCGCGGTAGCGCCGACCCGGATCGGCTCGGCGTGCGGACGTACTGGTCGGGGCCCTGGGCCATGGGCCGTGTACCGGGTGTGGGCTTGGCCGGGGAGCGGGGTACTGAACCGACGGCTGCTCCGTGCCGTAGGAACGCTGAGGCCTGCGACCGTGCAGGCCGTCGGCAATGAGAGGAACGCCCATGACGCAGCCCCGATCGCCGGCGTTGACCGACGAGTGCGGCGTATCGCTCCGGGACGATCTCTCCTTCGCCCTGTACGTGGCGGCACGGGCGTGGGTCGGGCACTACCGCCCGTTCCTGGCCGAGCTCGGACTCACCTATCCCCAGTTCCTGGTGATGCAGGTGCTCTGGTCGCGCGGGCGGGTCACCGTCAAGGATCTGGGCGAGGAACTCGGCCTGGACTCCGGCACGCTGTCCCCCCTTCTGAAGCGACTGGAGGGCGCAGAACTGGTCGACAGACACCGCAGTGTCAGCGACGGACGCCAGGTGCAGGTGTCCAGCACGGAGTCGGGCCGCGCCGTGCGCGATCGCGCACGCCGCGTCGTGGAATCGGCCCAGCAGGCCCTGCGTTATCCACCGGAGCAGTACGACGCCCTCATCCCTGCCCTGCACGCGCTGACCGGGCGCCTGCGTGTGGGAACGCCCCCGGGGTAGCCCCGTCGCCCCGCCCTCGCCGGGGCTCTGGGAACGCCTCCCGCGCTCCCGCCCACGAAGGTCACCGCCGATCGAGTCGAGGCGGCGTACCGGAACGATTCCGTTGCCGCACGGCAGCCCGTAGGGTGGGACGGACTCCGGCGTCGCGTCACAGCGGACAACCGACGTACCGGCCAGGACGGCGGCTGGATCGAAATTTCGGAGAGTCCTTTGGAATGCGAACGCGCCCGTACCGCCTTTGCCACTCAGATGCTCGGCGGTCTCGACGGACCGCAGCGCGAGTGTGTGGTCGAGCACCTGGACCGGTGCCCGTCGTGCCGTGCCGAGCGGGACGAGTTGTTGGCCCTTCTGCCGCTGCTCGACGCGGTGCGGCCCTACGAACTGGAGGGAGTGCCGGCTCCCGACCCCGAGCGGGCCGTGCGGGCCGCTCGCGAACTGGTGACTGACCGGGACTGACCCCCTCAGGACCGGCCCTGCAGGGCGCGGCAGCCGAGCCGCTCCGTTCGGGATTCTCCAGGACGTCGGCCCCAGGGCCGGGAGGCTCATCGCCGCATAACCGTGCACGTAGTACGCGGCCAGGGTCGCACTCCGGTCCGGCCGCAGGGCCGGGGCGATATCTGTCTCCAGCGAGCCCTGTGACGCCGCGCCGAAATCGACGCCGGCCAGGACGGCCGCGGTGAACAGGGCGGGCAGGCTCACCAGGTGCATGCCTTCCCAGGACCCTGACGCTCCGAGCTCGCCAAAGCAACTGATGCGCTTGCGCGGCCGTCGGGTCGCCCCGAGCTGACCGTTCCCCTCGTCGCGACCGGGCCGGCGTCACGCCGTTCACCATTTGCCGCCGCTGGAGCGACCTGCAGGAACTGCTGTCGGACGTCGCCGTCGAGCACCTCTGTGCGGACGCTCCGCCGGAGGACCACGGCCACTCGTCGGCGGACCTGGAGGGCTGGGCCGAACAGCTCCTGGAGGGTATGGGCTCTCCCGTGAGCCGTGCCCACATCCGTGACGCCCTCCGCGGAGACCCCAACGGCGACAACGCGGCGCAGTGCTCGGCCTACGCCGCGGAGCAGATCGGCATCGTGCTGGCCCGGGGGGAGTGCGGCGAAGTAGCCCGGACGTCGAGACGGTCATCGACCGGGTCGTGGCGCCCATGATGTACCGCATCCCCTTCCGCCCCGGCGACCTCACCGCCGCCGACGCGCACCGGCTCGTACGGGAAGCCTGCACGGGTTCGGCGTGTCACGCCGACCCGCACCGCGGTCGAGGTGAACCATCGTCTGCCTGTGCCCGTATGGGAGATGCCGGGCCCCGCCCCGCCGACAGGTGGATCCCGCCACCGAGCCCGGCCCGGATCGCGACGTCATCCCCCGGCACGGCGCGAACTCTTCGGGGTGGCCGCGCCGATGAACGGACCTCGGCCGCCCGCGCTCCACAGGTGGTACGAGGGACACCGCCTCCCCCGACGGGCGTCGCTGCGGAGCAGTGGCACCTCCGGTTGGCGGGAGGCCGTGGCGAACTGGACCATGTTGCGAAAGGGATGCGGGGCGCTGGGCTCTGCCGGCACTCCCGGCCTGCCTGACGCGCTGTCAATACCCTCACGAGGGGCGCTGCCGTACTGGCCGCTGGTGCACTCCTCCTGACCCACAGCCAATTCGCAATGACGTCTTCTCCCTTGTCTCAGCGCGGTGTTGTCTCTGCTTGACGCGTCTATTCGCTTGATGAATAGTGAGGGATGTGTCCAACTCACACATCCTTCTCGGCCTGCTCGCGCCACACCCGCTGCACGGGTACGAGCTGAAGCGAGCGCACGACACCCGCCTGCCCAGCGCACGGCCGCTGGCCTTCGGGCAGGTGTACGCAACGCTCAATCGACTCGTCCGCGACGGTCTGGCCTGTGCGGCGGGCCACGACCGGGCCGGCGGGCCGGACCGCACGGCGTACGAAGTCACCGACGACGGCCGCCGGCTGCTCCTCGACTGGCTGGGTACGCCCGAACCTCCCGCTCCACACCTGTCGAGCGTCCTCCTCGCCAAGACGGTGGTCGCCCTGCTCGTCGCCGACGAGGCCGGTGCCCGCAGACACCTGTCGGGGCAACGGGCCGCCCACCTGGCGCGCATGCGTGAACTGACAGCGCTGAAAACCACCCCGGGCGCGGCCGTCGCCGATGTACTCGCCGCCGACCTGGCGATCGCCCATCTCGACGCCGACCTGCGGTGGATGCAGACCGCAACGGACCGCGTCGCCGACCTGCGCCTGGAGGTGCACCGATGATCATCGAAACACGGGCCGTGACGAAGTCGTACGGCCCGAGCCCGGCCCTGCGCGGCGTGTCACTCGTACTGCGGCAAGGCGAGATCGTCGCCGTCACCGGCCCCAGCGGCTGCGGCAAGTCGACATTGCTGCACCTCATGGCCGGGATCCTGCGACCGGACGGCGGGGAGGTCCTCTATCGCGGCGCCCGCATCGACGACCTGGGCGAAGCCAGGCGCTCGCTGCTGCGCCGCACCGACTTCGGGGTGCTGTTCCAGTTCGGCCAGCTCGTGGCAGAACTTCCCGCGGTGGAGAACGTCGCACTGCCCCTGATGCTGGGCGGAACCGGTCGGCGGCAGGCGACGGCCCAGGCCGCGGACTGGCTCGATCGTCTCGGTGTCGCCGAGCTGGCCAAGCAGTTGCCCGGGGAAATGTCCGGCGGCCAGCAGCAGCGCGTGGCGCTCGCCCGCGCCCTGGTGACGGGACCGAAGGTGCTCTTCGCCGACGAACCCACCGGTGCGCTGGACACCCTCGCCGGAGAGATGGTCATGGGCCACATGGTCCGCGCGGCCCGCACCCAGGGCACCAGCGTCATGCTGGTCACCCACGACGCCACGGTCGCCGCCTACGCTGATCGCGAGATCCGCCTGCGCGACGGCATGCTGGAAAGCGACGACGACGCCTTGATCGGATCGGCCTGGGGACACTCCGGAGCCGGGGCGGAGAACGGCCGGTGAACCTGCTGACCACACTGCGCCTGTCGGTGGCGGGAAGCCGCTCGGATCACGTGCGCATCGCCTTGACCGCCCTCAGTTCGGCCCTCGGCACGGTAACGCTGCTCTGCGCCGCCACGGTGATCGCCGTGCCTCCCGCCCGGGCGGTCCGCTACACCAACGACCTGCTCAACGAGAGCGGGCTGCGTCCGGGGGTCGCCCTCGCGATGGTGCTGCTGACCGTACCGGCCCTTGCCCTGGTCGCGCAGTGCAGCCGGCTCGGCGCGCCCGCGCGCGAGCACCGGCTGGCCGCGATCCGGATGGCCGGTGCGACACCACGCCAGATCATCCGCATCGTGGCCGTGGAGACGGGACTCGCGTCCGTCCCCGGGGCGGCGGCGGGATTCGCGGTGTTCCTCCTCGGCCGCACCCTGCTCGACGCCCCCGACGCGCAGGGCCGTCGCCCCCTGCCCACGGACGTACTGCCCCATGCCGCCGCCATGGCCGGCATCGCTTTGGGGGTCCCCCTGGTCGTCGCCGCACTGACCGTACTCACCCTGCGCAGGGCCGCTCTCACCCCCCTGGGTGTCGTCCGCAGGACCCGGCGCAGCAAGCCCCGCG is drawn from Streptomyces sp. NBC_01232 and contains these coding sequences:
- the queD gene encoding 6-carboxytetrahydropterin synthase QueD; amino-acid sequence: MFVFRITKEFAFSASHRLDHLDQDHQCARLHGHNYIVQLELSAAVNELTTAGFVRDYGDLSDFKKWIDAELDHRHLNDVITDCNPSAENMAMWIYTVWSERFREISAVRISETPKTWAEYRP
- a CDS encoding class I SAM-dependent methyltransferase, producing MTSTNASINDLMRFYLPRSDGEPNLFEIWERGEARGDSVTPSTYSSAYREWMQNKLVGALKDHGTSRLLSLGSGNAAVESDIAQGGYRVLAVDAMPEAVAMAKAKGVDALQGDVTTWSPEGEWPVIYMDGLLGHLYTAEHGLSPTLTRIRTWLSGNATGRGTLIASNDSTQDGSAAQCAPGVDGFHWLSARYIRDEALAAGFSEVTTETFLYERPLSGERARAVITATIGH
- a CDS encoding 7-carboxy-7-deazaguanine synthase QueE, which translates into the protein MTSTIVVNEVFGPTVQGEGPSSGQRCAFVRLGGCNLSCRWCDTPYTWDWKGVSDEGRAYDPRKELTRRTTDEVLESLLAMDVALIVISGGEPLQQQKRLIPLVRSLRDHGLSVEIETNGTIVPTDELVGLGVRFNVSPKLAHSGEPESRRIKPNALKMLQKTPGVAFKFVCRSHDDLTEVGALQERLGLTPVWIMPEGKNQPDVTRHLGNIAGEVVQRGWNLSTRLHVLAWGDRRGV
- a CDS encoding MarR family winged helix-turn-helix transcriptional regulator — protein: MTQPRSPALTDECGVSLRDDLSFALYVAARAWVGHYRPFLAELGLTYPQFLVMQVLWSRGRVTVKDLGEELGLDSGTLSPLLKRLEGAELVDRHRSVSDGRQVQVSSTESGRAVRDRARRVVESAQQALRYPPEQYDALIPALHALTGRLRVGTPPG
- a CDS encoding 7-cyano-7-deazaguanine synthase, with protein sequence MDRTVAVVSGGMDSVVLAHHLHAEGHRLSLLSIDYGQRHRKEHEFARRTARRLNTPHEVTDLRSIGTLLPGNALTDSEVGVPDHGGEVSGVVNVVPNRNVILLSVAFAKAAAERADNVAIGTVAGDADTGPDCSAEFLAAFNAMERVACAGFAPENLAVIAPFIRMPKHKVILLGEALGVPWQETWSCFRGGDEQCGVCATCYDRRTSFEKANVQDPTVYARD
- a CDS encoding PadR family transcriptional regulator, which gives rise to MSNSHILLGLLAPHPLHGYELKRAHDTRLPSARPLAFGQVYATLNRLVRDGLACAAGHDRAGGPDRTAYEVTDDGRRLLLDWLGTPEPPAPHLSSVLLAKTVVALLVADEAGARRHLSGQRAAHLARMRELTALKTTPGAAVADVLAADLAIAHLDADLRWMQTATDRVADLRLEVHR
- a CDS encoding ABC transporter ATP-binding protein; this translates as MIIETRAVTKSYGPSPALRGVSLVLRQGEIVAVTGPSGCGKSTLLHLMAGILRPDGGEVLYRGARIDDLGEARRSLLRRTDFGVLFQFGQLVAELPAVENVALPLMLGGTGRRQATAQAADWLDRLGVAELAKQLPGEMSGGQQQRVALARALVTGPKVLFADEPTGALDTLAGEMVMGHMVRAARTQGTSVMLVTHDATVAAYADREIRLRDGMLESDDDALIGSAWGHSGAGAENGR
- a CDS encoding AfsR/SARP family transcriptional regulator, encoding MHVRVLGPVELITDSGDPLRVATGKRRVILSLLALEANRVVPLDRLVDVLWEGGPPKHARTIVHGHISALRQLFNPDMSIETRPPGYVLAVEADRVDAHRFSHLLQAAAEQDEDAKAIGLLREALELWRGQALPDLAGTSAWHDLTTPWEDARLDAWELLAERLRRIGRPSEAVAGLRDALGLHPLREGLAAQLMACLHAAGRQVDALEVYEAVRRRLAEELGLDPGAKLRQTHAAVLRSNTASPRQRDSGANQDPGRRSGHDTGCCCSIAHRTGQRRNCPPAA
- a CDS encoding alpha/beta fold hydrolase, which produces MTAVFVHGVPETGDLWDRLRARLGTASVALRLPGFSAPLPDGFGSSMDEYVEWMEGELHELDGPIDLVGHDWGGLLVARIATRSRVTLRSWSVDVAGILHPDYVWHDIAQLWQTPVSGEAWATATLEDTDPASPLSASGQLRAAGAPEDDARAMGESFDATMASSVLALYRSATPNPFARWGTELMSPTSTPGLVLHPTLDPFDGPASQVVAATLGARLEPLEGLGHWWMLQDPATAAGVLEKFWADLGA
- a CDS encoding zf-HC2 domain-containing protein, with the translated sequence MECERARTAFATQMLGGLDGPQRECVVEHLDRCPSCRAERDELLALLPLLDAVRPYELEGVPAPDPERAVRAARELVTDRD
- the folE gene encoding GTP cyclohydrolase I, translating into MANTLEPLRSTDAPNGSEIYPDPLETITRQLLVAIGEDPDREGLVDTPRRYAQWWREFIDYEAGKVETLFDSVSEDQLVFVSDMRVWSLCEHHLLPFNCTLNIAYRSAKNLLGLSKFGRIAHKHAHKLQVQERLVADIAKEIEDITGSPDVAVIGRGEHLCMTMRGIRTGALMTSAVFGGVFQKDGPERSHLQTLAHASGNAPRW